The following coding sequences are from one Lolium rigidum isolate FL_2022 chromosome 6, APGP_CSIRO_Lrig_0.1, whole genome shotgun sequence window:
- the LOC124665688 gene encoding E3 ubiquitin-protein ligase At3g02290-like: MGGFCCCLCTDDLDEYVHPNNPVYRQCLSLRHFVQNIFGGYTATFQRLDSRPSNPAQGVAPSASTNSSTNVADSSLSETFHLVSRPLPYDTDPRYARVQREGLVSRREKSINLTQEESSALRRNGSSSGVEHLAAQKKWSSTEPEGEHKVRRSESTKSLSGKAYNSSYTVVTSEDEDVCPTCLEEYTPENPQIITKCSHHFHLSCIYEWMERSDTCPICGKEMEFCESP, from the exons atgggtggattttGCTGCTGCCTTTGCACCGATGACCTTGATGAATATGTTCATCCAAATAATCCTGTCTATAGACAATGCTTATCTCTAAGGCATTTTGTCCAAAACATTTTTGGCGGG TATACCGCTACATTCCAGAGGCTCGACTCTAGGCCAAGCAACCCAGCTCAAGGAGTTGCTCCATCGGCGTCCACTAATTCAAGTACTAATGTAGCCGATAGTTCATTGTCTGAAACTTTTCACCTTGTTTCTAGACCACTCCCATATGATACTGACCCTAGATATGCCCGAGTTCAAAGAGAGGGGTTGGTATCAAGGCGTGAAAAGTCTATAAATCTGACACAAGAAGAGTCATCAGCTCTTAGAAGAAACGGCAGCAGCTCTGGTGTTGAACATTTAGCTGCTCAAAAGAAATGGAGCAGCACTGAACCTGAGGGTGAACATAAAGTACGTCGTTCTGAGTCAACTAAGAGTCTATCTGGAAAAGCATATAACAGCAGTTACACAGTTGTCACTTCAGAAGACGAAGATGTCTGCCCTACTTGTCTGGAAG AGTACACCCCGGAAAATCCGCAGATTATAACTAAATGCTCCCATCATTTCCACCTAAGTTGTATTTATGAGTGGATGGAGAGAAGTGATACCTGTCCAATTTGTGGGAAG GAAATGGAGTTTTGTGAGAGCCCCTGA
- the LOC124664362 gene encoding transaldolase-like — protein MAGTLPKLAAPRPAAAAPLPSQSLRSAALAFAPSARRFRVSVSGRARSPVIAMASGKEGNGAATKRTTLHDLYDLQGQSPWYDNLCRPVTDLLPYIANGVRGVTSNPTIFEKAISTSSAYDDQFKQLISAGKDAESAYWELVIKDIQDACKLFEPIYDETDGADGYVSVEVSPRLANETQGTVEAAKWLHKVVNRPNVYIKIPATAECVPSIQEVIANGISVNVTLIFSVARYEAVIDAYIAGLESSGLSDLSRVTSVASFFVSRVDSLIDKNLEKIGTPEALALRGKAAVAQAKLANQLYLKKFSGPRWEALVKKGAKKQRLLWASTSVKNPAYSDTLYVDPLIGPDTVSTMPDQALSAFLDHGTVARTIDANVSEAEGIYSALEKLGISWEEVGKQLEHEGVTSFKKSFDSLLTSLTEKGNALKTAANL, from the exons ATGGCCGGCACGCTGCCCAAGCTCGCCGCGCccaggccggcggccgccgcgccgctcccCTCGCAGTCCCTGCGCTCCGCCGCGCTCGCCTTCGCCCCCTCCGCCCGCCGGTTCCGCGTCTCcgtctccggccgcgccaggAGCCCCGTCAT TGCGATGGCTTCCGGCAAGGAAGGGAACGGTGCTGCGACGAAGAGGACCACGCTTCATGACCTCTACGATCTCCAGGGCCAGTCCCCGTGGTACGACAACCTCTGCCGGCCCGTCACCGACTTGCTGCCCTACATCGCCAACGGTGTCCGTGGAGTCACCAGCAACCCGACA ATTTTCGAGAAGGCCATCTCGACATCCAGCGCGTACGATGATCAGTTCAAGCAGCTTATATCGGCTGGGAAGGACGCAGAGAGCGCTTACTGGGAGCTCGTCATAAAGGATATCCAGGACGCGTGCAAACTTTTTGAGCCCATCTACGATGAGACCGATGGAGCTGATGGTTACGTCTCAGTGGAGGTGTCTCCTAGGCTGGCAAATGAGACTCAAGGTACTGTTGAAGCTGCAAAGTGGTTACACAAGGTGGTCAACCGCCCCAATGTGTACATAAAGATCCCAGCTACCGCAGAATGTGTTCCTTCCATCCAAGAAGTCATCGCTAATGGCATTAGCGTCAACGTTACT CTTATCTTCTCGGTTGCAAGATATGAGGCTGTTATTGATGCTTACATTGCTGGGCTTGAGTCTTCTGGTTTGAGTGACTTGTCCCGTGTGACCAGTGTAGCGTCCTTCTTTGTCAGCCGAGTTGACAGCTTGATCGACAAAAATCTCGAGAAGATTGGAACACCTGAGGCTCTTGCCCTCAGGGGAAAG GCTGCTGTAGCACAGGCCAAGTTAGCAAATCAGCTTTACCTGAAGAAATTCTCTGGACCGAGATGGGAGGCTTTGGTGAAGAAGGGTGCCAAGAAGCAGAGGTTGTTGTGGGCATCCACCAGCGTGAAGAACCCGGCTTACTCTGACACTCTTTACGTTGATCCTCTCATTGGACCTGACACG gtctctaccatgcccGACCAAGCTTTATCGGCATTCCTCGACCACGGGACAGTTGCTAGGACAATTGACGCGAACGTGTCAGAAGCCGAAGGCATATACAGTGCCCTGGAGAAGCTGGGCATCAGCTGGGAAGAGGTTGGGAAGCAGCTGGAGCATGAGGGCGTGACCTCCTTCAAGAAGAGCTTTGACAGCCTGCTCACAAGCTTGACGGAGAAGGGCAACGCCCTCAAGACCGCCGCCAATCTGTAG
- the LOC124661865 gene encoding probable glucuronosyltransferase Os01g0926400, protein MPRKYNHYLLEKDGRCLYHMFAAEIFMHQFLLGSAVRTMNPEEADWFYTPVYVTCDLTQQGFPLPYRAPRIMRSAVQYIAATWPYWNRTEGADHFFLAPHDFGACFHYQEETAIQRGILPVLRRATLVQTFGQRNHPCMQSGSIIIPPYANPQKMQAHLISPGTPRSIFAYFRGLFYDMGNDPEGGYYARGARASVWENFKDNPLFDMSTEHPSTYYEDMQRAIFCLCPLGWAPWSPRLVEAVVFGCIPVIIADDIVLPFADAIPWEQISVFVPEADVPRLDSILASVPPEDVVRKQRLLASPAMKQAVLFHQPAARAGDAFDQVLNGLARKLPHGKGAFLQPGEKVLDWNAGQESDLKPW, encoded by the exons ATGCCGAGGAAGTACAACCATTACCTGCTGGAGAAGGACGGCCGTTGCCTGTACCACATGTTCGCGGCGGAGATCTTCATGCACCAGTTCCTGCTTGGGAGCGCGGTGCGGACCATGAACCCAGAGGAGGCCGACTGGTTCTACACCCCGGTGTACGTGACGTGCGACCTGACGCAGCAGGGGTTCCCGCTGCCGTACAGGGCGCCTCGGATCATGAGGAGCGCCGTGCAGTACATCGCGGCGACATGGCCTTACTGGAACAGAACTGAGGGGGCAGACCACTTCTTCCTTGCTCCCCATGACTTCGGGGCATGCTTCCACTATCAG GAGGAGACTGCGATTCAGAGGGGGATCCTGCCGGTGCTCCGGCGCGCGACGCTGGTTCAGACGTTTGGGCAGAGGAACCATCCGTGCATGCAGAGTGGCTCCATCATCATCCCTCCTTACGCCAACCCGCAGAAGATGCAGGCTCACCTCATCTCCCCTGGCACGCCTCGGTCCATCTTCGCCTACTTCCGCGGCCTCTTCTACGACATGGGCAACGACCCCGAAGGCGGCTACTACGCGAG GGGCGCTCGTGCGTCGGTGTGGGAGAACTTCAAGGACAACCCTCTGTTCGACATGTCGACGGAGCACCCGTCGACGTACTACGAGGACATGCAGCGCGCCATCTTCTGCCTGTGCCCGCTGGGGTGGGCGCCGTGGAGCCCGCGGCTGGTGGAAGCCGTGGTGTTCGGGTGCATCCCGGTGATCATCGCCGACGACATCGTGCTCCCGTTCGCGGACGCCATCCCCTGGGAGCAGATCAGCGTGTTCGTCCCCGAGGCCGACGTGCCGCGGCTGGACTCGATCCTGGCGTCGGTGCCGCCCGAGGACGTGGTGCGGAAGCAGCGGCTGCTGGCCAGCCCGGCCATGAAGCAGGCGGTGCTGTTCCACCAGCCGGCGGCGAGGGCCGGGGACGCCTTCGACCAGGTGCTCAACGGGCTGGCCCGCAAGCTGCCCCACGGGAAGGGCGCGTTCCTGCAGCCCGGGGAGAAGGTGCTCGACTGGAACGCCGGCCAGGAGAGCGACCTCAAGCCCTGGTAG